From Daucus carota subsp. sativus chromosome 6, DH1 v3.0, whole genome shotgun sequence, the proteins below share one genomic window:
- the LOC108225702 gene encoding uncharacterized protein LOC108225702: protein MHMEGSSRRQSKRLKKKSFPTTSSSAPCNIETMRNPSFSDDDDFETPVPKTKSKPYTTNLRTEDGVRKEIRSKFSADNPKLTPKALSLRNEKGNRLKKRATKLKRTIIHKRGVQGSDVEEERGQLPKQAEQKKQLKKRKAKEPSQNELDNQRKKIKEKRQRQEKTKEAVQNNKERQHKKRKYKENTPEKESDNSDDDEEEEEKENGRKKQNITEAFKLRNSPANLTTMISGLSEEQKEWIRKTGFGPLLDFTLDKIPNRLAYDVLKSFDQVTQSLKLPNGTLQLTEKDVYETLGLPVGTRSFSYATTAAKKNLWTSQFPESNPYNVRPQQVIDIMKGMTAADEMFKLNFMVMLSNMLLERNISSYLLRDILHYEIDLEECFQYNWGEMLINSLVKTINNWEVNRSLFFTGPIIFLTIFYVDRVTIKGAENVERQFPAFKGWTRQALKQRQAAELKAKVFGRGDIIKPRWVQNDKEQGKNVESTAEKEATVSSPTTREQEQETQHDWFDRLSIKASMLGDAIEAYKKEYESAIALMTPDDPDIIEIQLVLNQLIKTLPSTTHASNSEGAPEDGGMQPQNTSNKGGNVDDVDNFGEKFDSDDVIDQNVIDQAEILEYLYSSQGRRDAEALDDEFFIPKFSLGIHDQGDPVLEVCKDINKDHGDQPNTNGDSHPSMFQTPLPQDKMPKRKTKLAAIYLSPYVQRNVDLNAKYSTEEYSTWRWIIQQGKDPLEHVFKCGVQFCIREHMMTFKAKEKLYYSLVDVWATLLNDREKYKAPESPLRIFFDTAFSNVPLNNEKDDKHQYNSFKGLMQHFFEVNPDKKIEECDLIFFPVLADEHYYLLCFNVKNKAFEVFDNIRLGKSAAKIYGKDVQLLKKHFVTYLEEKQLVLLADKIKQLKPTYPALKWQTLRNYEDCGIFLMRHMETYMGEQNTWNTGFKAEKMGQRAQLERLRVKYSNAILTSHLNEYREIVTKQAKSFYKKIANKTLMSIVLASSSKKPKNTEIHGNVLFPDIETGQEEA, encoded by the exons ATGCATATGGAAG GATCCAGTAGAAGGCAAAGCAAAAGATTAAAGAAAAAAAGCTTTCCAACAACATCATCTTCTGCTCCATGCAATATCGAAACAATGAGGAATCCATCATTCAGTGATGATGACGACTTCGAAACACCAGTaccaaaaacaaaatcaaagccCTATACTACAAACCTCCGAACAGAGGACGGAGTGCGCAAAGAAATAAGATCAAAATTTTCCGCAGACAATCCAAAATTAACTCCGAAAGCACTATCTTTGAGGAATGAAAAAGGAAATAGACTTAAGAAAAGGGCAACGAAACTTAAAAGAACAATCATTCACAAGCGCGGTGTTCAG ggAAGTGATGTGGAAGAGGAACGAGGACAGTTGCCAAAACAAGCAGAACAAAAGAAACAACTAAAGAAAAGAAAG gcAAAAGAGCCCAGTCAAAACGAGTTAGACAATCAACGcaagaaaatcaaagaaaagAGACAACGACAAGAAAAG ACAAAGGAAGCTGTTCAAAACAATAAAGAGAGGCAACATAAGAAACGGAAATATAAAGAGAACACTCCAGAAAAG GAATCAGATaattctgatgatgatgaggaggaggaggaaAAAGAGAATGGAAggaaaaaacaaaacataacaGAAGCATTTAAACTAAGAAACTCTCCTGCAAATCTTACAACCATGATTTCAGGACTTTCTGAAGAGCAAAAGGAGTGGATCCGAAAAACTGGTTTTGGCCCCTTATTAGACTTCACATTAGATAAAATACCTAACAGACTAGCATATGATGTGCTCAAATCATTTGATCAGGTTACTCAGTCCTTAAAACTTCCAAATGGAACACTCCAACTAACGGAAAAGGATGTATATGAAACTTTGGGACTACCTGTTGGAACAAGAAGTTTTAGTTATGCAACTACAGCAGCAAAGAAAAATTTGTGGACGTCCCAATTTCCAGAATCAAATCCATACAATGTGCGACCTCAACAAGTTATTGATATAATGAAAGGAATGACGGCGGCAGATGAGATGTTCAAGCTAAATTTCATGGTTATGTTGTCCAACATGTTGCTTGAACGAAACATATCTTCTTACTTACTCAGGGATATACTGCACTATGAAATTGATCTTGAAGAATGCTTTCAATATAATTGGGGAGAGATGTTGATCAACAGCCTTGTAAAGACCATCAATAATTGGGAAGTGAACCGTTCATTGTTCTTTACAGGACCAATAATTTTTCTCACT ATATTCTATGTCGATCGTGTTACCATCAAAGGTGCTGAAAATGTAGAAAGACAGTTCCCAGCATTCAAAGGATGGACGAGACAAGCACTTAAGCAAAGGCAGGCAGCAGAATTGAAGGCAAAAGTTTTTGGAAGAGGGGACATAATCAAACCTAGATGGGTACAAAATGATAAA GAACAAGGGAAAAATGTTGAATCAACTGCAGAAAAAGAGGCCACTGTATCATCTCCAACAACAagagaacaagaacaagaaacaCAACATGATTGGTTTGATAGATTAAGTATTAAAGCGTCAATGTTGGGGGACGCTATTGAAGCATACAAGAAAGAATATGAATCGGCTATAGCACTCATGACTCCTGATGATCCTGATATAATAGAAATTCAGTTAGTATTGAATCAGTTGATAAAGACATTACCAAGCACAACACACGCGTCAAACAGTGAAGGTGCACCTGAAGATGGAGGGATGCAACCTCAAAACACCAGCAACAAAG GTGGAAATGTGGATGATGTTGATAACTTTGGTGAAAAATTTGACTCTGATGATGTAATAGATCAGAACGTCATAGACCAGGCAGAAATTCTTGAGTATCTATATTCTTCACAAGGAAGAAGGGACGCAGAAGCATTGgatgatgaattttttattcctAAATTCTCGTTAGGTATCCATGACCAAGGTGATCCAGTGTTGGAAGTATGTAAAGATATAAACAAGGACCATGGAGATCAACCAAATACTAATGGGGACAGTCATCCAAGTATGTTTCAGACCCCATTACCACAAGATAAAATGCCAAAGAGAAAAACCAAACTTGCAGCAATTTATCTATCACCATATGTACAAAGAAATGTCGACCTTAATGCAAAATACTCAACTGAAGAGTACTCGACATGGAGATGGATAATTCAACAAGGCAAAGACCCACT GGAGCATGTTTTCAAATGTGGTGTACAGTTTTGCATTCGCGAGCACATGATGACTTttaaagcaaaggaaaagctatATTACTCCTTGGTAGATGTTTGGGCAACATTGTTGAATGACAGAGAAAAATACAAAGCACCTGAATCACCATTGCGTATATTTTTTGACACTGCATTCTCG AATGTGCCgttaaacaatgaaaaagatgacaAGCATCAGTATAACTCTTTCAAAGGTTTGATGCAACACTTCTTTGAAGTAAACCCTGACAAGAAAATTGAAGAGTGCGACCTG ATCTTTTTCCCAGTTTTGGCTGATGAACATTATTATCTGCTATGCTTCAATGTCAAGAACAAGGCTTTCGAAGTTTTTGACAATATAAGATTAGGGAAATCTGCTGCCAAAATATATGGAAAAGATGTTCAGCTACTg AagaaacattttgtaacatacTTGGAAGAAAAGCAACTAGTGCTTCTAGCTGATAAAATAAAACAGCTGAAGCCTACTTACCCAGCACTAAAGTGGCAAACTTTAAGGAATTATGAAGACTGTGGGATATTTCTTATGAGACATATGGAGACTTATATGGGTGAACAGAATACCTGGAATACTGGATTTAAAGCAGAGAAG ATGGGACAGAGAGCACAACTTGAAAGATTAAGGGTGAAATACTCAAATGCAATCCTTACATCTCACTTGAATGAATACAGAGAGATTGTAACAAAGCAGGCAAAAAGCTTCTACAAAAAGATTGCAAACAAGACACTCATGTCCATTGTACTTGCATCAAGTTCAAAGAAACCCAAGAACACAGAGATTCATGGGAATGTGCTATTTCCAGACATTGAAACAGGACAAGaagaagcataa